The following proteins are co-located in the Streptomyces sp. NBC_00435 genome:
- a CDS encoding carbohydrate ABC transporter permease: MTRTLEKTTTAAPRARRLRSSAGRQHHAGPLTYVLLGLAALVSLFPLYWNLVAASHTGERVVEAPAPLLPGPRLFDNLTFAWNQVDMGEALVNTTVVAGLVALSTVLFSTLAGFAFAKLPFKGRGALLALVVATMTIPPQLSVIPLYQIITDLGWVDQLQSVVLPSLVAAFGVFFMRQYLIEALPVELVEAARMDGAHSLRIIWHVVLPVARPAMAVLGMLVFVQAWNDFFWPFIALTPDGNPTLQVALAGLGAGNHTVDQAVVLTGALISTLPLLLVFAVLGKHIVGGITAGAVKN; encoded by the coding sequence ATGACCCGCACACTCGAAAAGACCACCACCGCGGCGCCGCGTGCAAGGCGTCTTCGCTCATCGGCGGGCCGTCAGCACCATGCGGGACCGCTGACGTACGTCCTCCTCGGCCTGGCCGCCCTCGTCTCCCTCTTCCCGCTGTACTGGAACCTCGTGGCCGCCTCCCACACGGGCGAGCGCGTGGTCGAGGCCCCGGCCCCGCTCCTGCCCGGCCCCCGGCTCTTCGACAACCTCACCTTCGCCTGGAACCAGGTCGACATGGGCGAGGCACTGGTCAACACGACCGTCGTGGCCGGACTCGTGGCCCTCTCCACCGTCCTGTTCTCCACCCTGGCCGGCTTCGCCTTCGCCAAGCTGCCTTTCAAGGGCCGGGGCGCCCTGCTGGCCCTCGTGGTCGCCACCATGACGATCCCACCACAGCTCAGCGTCATCCCCCTCTACCAGATCATCACCGACCTCGGCTGGGTCGACCAGCTCCAGTCGGTCGTCCTGCCCTCGCTGGTCGCCGCCTTCGGCGTGTTCTTCATGCGCCAGTACCTCATCGAGGCGCTGCCCGTGGAACTCGTCGAGGCGGCCAGGATGGACGGCGCCCACAGCCTGCGCATCATCTGGCACGTGGTCCTCCCCGTGGCCCGACCCGCGATGGCAGTCCTCGGAATGCTCGTCTTCGTCCAGGCCTGGAACGACTTCTTCTGGCCGTTCATCGCACTGACCCCGGACGGGAATCCGACCCTCCAGGTCGCCCTGGCCGGCCTCGGCGCAGGCAACCACACAGTCGACCAGGCCGTCGTCCTGACCGGCGCACTCATCTCCACGCTGCCGCTGCTGCTCGTCTTCGCCGTGCTCGGCAAGCACATCGTGGGCGGCATCACCGCCGGCGCCGTCAAGAACTGA
- a CDS encoding carbohydrate ABC transporter permease, whose amino-acid sequence MATSVRATGGGSAPPAAQAPGSSAGPGSHRQRPSGRSGWRSTLYRLDLKAIPYVFIAPFFLTFAAFGLFPLIYTGWLSLHRVELGGSAQWKGLDNYSSLATSEFFWNALANTFTIGVLSTVPQLLMALGLAHLLNYKLRGQGFFRVAVLAPYATSIAAASLVFAQLFNTDYGLINTVLGWVGFEPVAWESSKWPAQIAISTIVTWRWTGYNALIYLAAMQAVPQDLYEAAALDGASRWRQFLSVTIPSIRPTILFTVIVSTIGATQLFGEPMLFGGSVGISGGSGNQFQTLSLLMYEKGWVTGALGQASAIAWVMLLLLLLIGGLQALIARSNRNRSHRRSSRSGHIRTKAGS is encoded by the coding sequence GTGGCCACCTCCGTACGGGCGACGGGTGGCGGCTCCGCGCCGCCCGCCGCACAAGCCCCGGGCTCCAGCGCCGGCCCCGGCTCCCACAGGCAGCGGCCCTCGGGCCGGAGCGGTTGGCGCAGCACGCTCTACCGCCTCGATCTGAAGGCGATCCCGTACGTCTTCATCGCTCCCTTCTTCCTCACCTTCGCCGCCTTCGGGCTCTTCCCCCTGATCTACACGGGCTGGCTCTCGCTCCACCGGGTGGAACTGGGCGGCAGCGCGCAGTGGAAGGGGCTGGACAACTACAGTTCGCTGGCGACCAGCGAGTTCTTCTGGAACGCGCTCGCGAACACCTTCACCATCGGCGTGCTCTCCACCGTTCCGCAGCTGCTGATGGCCCTCGGCCTCGCGCACCTGCTCAACTACAAACTCCGTGGCCAGGGCTTCTTCCGCGTCGCGGTCCTCGCCCCGTACGCCACCTCCATCGCGGCGGCGTCCCTCGTCTTCGCCCAGCTCTTCAACACCGACTACGGCCTGATCAACACGGTCCTGGGCTGGGTCGGCTTCGAACCGGTCGCCTGGGAATCCTCCAAGTGGCCCGCCCAGATAGCCATTTCGACGATCGTCACCTGGCGCTGGACCGGCTACAACGCACTCATCTACCTCGCGGCCATGCAGGCCGTACCGCAGGATCTCTACGAGGCCGCGGCCCTGGACGGGGCCTCGCGCTGGCGCCAGTTCCTCAGCGTCACCATCCCCTCCATCCGTCCGACGATCCTCTTCACCGTCATCGTCTCCACCATCGGTGCCACCCAGCTCTTCGGTGAGCCGATGCTCTTCGGCGGCAGCGTCGGCATCAGCGGGGGCAGCGGGAACCAGTTCCAGACGCTGAGCCTGCTCATGTACGAGAAGGGGTGGGTGACCGGCGCGCTGGGCCAGGCCTCCGCCATCGCCTGGGTCATGCTGCTGCTCCTCCTGCTCATCGGCGGGCTCCAGGCGCTGATCGCTCGCTCGAACCGCAACCGCAGCCACCGCCGTAGCAGCCGATCCGGCCACATCCGCACGAAGGCGGGGAGCTGA
- a CDS encoding ABC transporter substrate-binding protein: MRTSSSRRGRRTAINAIAAAVAVVTGAALLTGCGDDSPAGDDGTAAKEQITLRIGTFGSFGYDDATGAKLYAEYTKAHPNIKIEESNVADGQKYWDTLKLRLSRDSGLADIQALEVGYIAEATGPAMADKWTDLGKTGGADVGAFLDWKVKQATTGDGKVIGLGTDIGPMAICYNKDLFAKAGLPTDRTEVAKLWAGDWAKFIATGETYKKSAPEGTAFHDSASGLFNAVISSEPVQYANTKGELDYENSPGVKKAWDTAVVAAKGELTGKLRQFDEKGTWNAAFKNSKFATVACPSWMTGIIKEQAGPENQGKWDIAAPPVAGNWGGSFLAVPKSGKHAKEAAELAAWLTAPAQHAKVFGVNGNIPSSKDSLSSPAVQGAKLPYFGETPVGKIYSEAAAGITPAPISRWDGQVKTFLTDNGILDIEQRGTDPVKAWENVKKLVADKIDQ, translated from the coding sequence ATGCGCACTTCCAGCAGCAGACGCGGACGCCGCACCGCGATCAACGCAATCGCCGCAGCCGTCGCCGTCGTGACCGGCGCGGCCCTGCTCACCGGTTGCGGCGACGACAGCCCCGCCGGAGATGACGGCACGGCCGCCAAGGAGCAGATCACGCTGCGGATCGGCACCTTCGGTTCCTTCGGCTACGACGACGCCACCGGGGCCAAGCTCTACGCCGAGTACACGAAGGCGCACCCGAACATCAAGATCGAGGAGTCGAACGTCGCCGACGGCCAGAAGTACTGGGACACCCTCAAGCTGCGCCTCTCCCGCGACAGCGGTCTCGCGGACATCCAGGCCCTGGAGGTGGGCTACATCGCGGAGGCGACCGGCCCCGCCATGGCGGACAAGTGGACCGACCTCGGCAAGACGGGCGGCGCAGACGTCGGCGCCTTCCTCGACTGGAAGGTCAAGCAGGCCACCACGGGCGACGGCAAGGTCATCGGCCTCGGCACGGACATCGGTCCGATGGCCATCTGCTACAACAAGGACCTCTTTGCCAAGGCCGGCCTGCCGACCGATCGCACCGAGGTCGCGAAGCTGTGGGCGGGCGACTGGGCGAAGTTCATCGCCACCGGCGAGACGTACAAGAAGAGCGCCCCGGAGGGGACCGCCTTCCACGACTCCGCGAGCGGTCTGTTCAACGCGGTGATCTCCAGCGAGCCGGTGCAGTACGCGAACACCAAGGGCGAGCTGGACTACGAGAACAGCCCGGGCGTGAAGAAGGCGTGGGACACCGCCGTGGTGGCGGCGAAGGGCGAACTGACGGGCAAGCTCCGCCAGTTCGACGAGAAGGGCACGTGGAACGCGGCCTTCAAGAACTCGAAGTTCGCCACGGTCGCCTGCCCGAGCTGGATGACGGGCATCATCAAGGAGCAGGCGGGCCCGGAGAACCAGGGCAAGTGGGACATCGCCGCCCCGCCCGTGGCCGGCAACTGGGGCGGTTCCTTCCTCGCCGTGCCGAAGTCGGGCAAGCACGCCAAGGAGGCCGCCGAGCTGGCCGCCTGGCTCACCGCACCGGCGCAGCACGCCAAGGTCTTCGGCGTGAACGGCAACATCCCCTCCTCCAAGGACTCCCTCAGCTCCCCGGCGGTGCAGGGCGCCAAGCTGCCGTACTTCGGTGAGACCCCGGTCGGCAAGATCTACTCGGAGGCCGCGGCCGGCATCACGCCCGCCCCGATCAGCCGCTGGGACGGTCAGGTGAAGACCTTCCTCACCGACAACGGCATCCTCGACATCGAGCAGCGCGGCACCGACCCGGTGAAGGCCTGGGAGAACGTCAAGAAGCTGGTCGCCGACAAGATCGACCAGTAA
- a CDS encoding LacI family DNA-binding transcriptional regulator yields the protein MAHEGSSKVVSGRQNGRPTLEEVAALAGVGRGTVSRVINGSPRVSEQARAAVARAVAELGYVPNQAARALAGNRTDAVALVIPEAEARVFSEPYFLDLIRGVSAELAEADKQLLLTLVRTEVERQRFEHYLAAQRVDGVLLASVHGDDPLPDRIVKLGLPVVMNGRRSEAEPVDYVDSDNIGAGRAAVAHLVGRGRSRIATITGPLDMYVARARLGGYRAGLAEAGIRPDESLVATADFTEEGGRRAMRELLDRAPGLDAVFAGSDVMAAGARGVLREAGRRVPEDVALVGVDDSVVARLMDPPLTSVRQPIEEMGRTMTRLLLHQIAEGPGAGSAPGQGAGEGPSRVLPTELVVRDSS from the coding sequence ATGGCGCACGAGGGGAGTTCGAAAGTCGTGAGCGGACGGCAGAACGGCAGGCCCACCCTGGAAGAGGTCGCGGCCCTGGCCGGCGTCGGCCGGGGCACGGTCTCCCGGGTCATCAACGGCTCGCCCCGGGTGAGCGAGCAGGCCAGGGCGGCCGTTGCCCGCGCCGTGGCCGAGCTGGGGTACGTCCCCAACCAGGCGGCCAGGGCGCTGGCCGGCAACCGGACCGATGCGGTCGCCCTCGTCATTCCGGAGGCCGAGGCCAGGGTCTTCTCGGAGCCGTACTTCCTCGACCTGATCCGCGGGGTCAGCGCCGAGCTGGCCGAAGCCGACAAACAGTTGCTGCTCACCCTGGTCCGGACCGAGGTCGAGCGTCAGCGGTTCGAGCACTACCTGGCCGCCCAGCGGGTCGACGGCGTCCTGTTGGCGTCCGTCCACGGCGACGACCCGCTGCCCGACCGGATCGTGAAGCTCGGGCTGCCGGTCGTGATGAACGGCCGGCGCTCCGAGGCCGAGCCGGTCGACTACGTGGACTCCGACAACATCGGCGCGGGACGGGCGGCCGTCGCCCACCTGGTGGGGCGGGGCCGCAGCCGGATCGCGACCATCACCGGGCCGCTGGACATGTACGTGGCCCGGGCGCGTCTGGGCGGCTACCGCGCGGGGCTCGCCGAGGCGGGGATCCGGCCCGACGAGTCCCTGGTGGCGACCGCCGACTTCACCGAGGAGGGCGGCCGCCGGGCGATGCGCGAGCTCCTGGATCGCGCACCCGGCCTGGACGCGGTCTTCGCCGGATCCGATGTGATGGCGGCCGGTGCCCGCGGGGTGCTGCGCGAGGCGGGGCGGCGGGTCCCCGAGGACGTGGCCCTGGTCGGTGTGGACGATTCAGTGGTGGCCCGGCTGATGGATCCGCCGCTGACGAGCGTGCGCCAGCCGATCGAGGAGATGGGCCGCACGATGACCCGGCTGCTGCTCCACCAGATCGCGGAAGGGCCCGGGGCCGGCAGCGCCCCGGGGCAGGGGGCGGGCGAGGGGCCGAGCCGGGTGCTTCCGACGGAACTGGTGGTGCGGGACTCCTCCTGA
- a CDS encoding glycoside hydrolase family 6 protein: MSRTAIGTTPRTTSRTTRRTALLAALSLVTAAGATATVFGTSAGAATAGCKVEYQITNQWNTGFGANVIVTNTGDAVASWTLEWSYANGQQVTQGWNATITQSGAAVTAKSLSYNGNLATGGSTSFGFNGSHTGTNAVPATFKLNGVTCNGATDPTQPPTTPPTTPPTTPPTTPPTTPPTTPPPSGGKADNPYAGAKVYVNPEWSAKAAAEPGGSRVANQPTGVWLDRTAAIAGSSTSMGLRAHLDAALAQKGSGEMVVQLVIYNLPGRDCAALASNGELGPTEIDKYKTTYIDPIAAILADAKYAGLRIVTTVEIDSLPNLVTNVSGRPTATANCDVMKTNGNYIKGVGYALNKLGSIANVYNYVDAGHHGWLGWDDNLGASAEMFKQAATAEGSTLSKVHGFIVNTANYSALKEDHFKIEDSVNGTSVRQSKWVDWNRYTDELSYAQGMRTKLVSLGFDTNIGMLIDTSRNGWGGTARPTAPGPLTSVDTYVDGGRYDRRIHLGNWCNQAGAGLGERPQAAPAAGIDAYVWIKPPGESDGASKEIPNNEGKGFDRMCDPTYAGNARNGNSMSGSLPDAPLSGQWFSAQFQELMKNAHPAL; encoded by the coding sequence ATGAGCCGCACAGCCATCGGCACGACTCCCCGCACCACGTCCCGTACGACCAGGCGCACCGCCTTGCTGGCGGCCCTCAGTCTCGTCACGGCCGCCGGTGCGACCGCCACCGTGTTCGGCACTTCCGCCGGCGCCGCCACGGCGGGCTGCAAGGTCGAGTACCAGATCACGAACCAGTGGAACACCGGGTTCGGCGCGAATGTGATCGTCACCAACACCGGTGACGCGGTCGCCTCCTGGACCCTGGAGTGGTCCTACGCGAACGGCCAGCAGGTCACCCAGGGCTGGAACGCCACGATCACCCAGTCCGGGGCCGCGGTAACCGCCAAGAGCCTCTCGTACAACGGGAACCTGGCCACGGGCGGTTCGACCTCCTTCGGCTTCAACGGCTCGCACACCGGGACGAACGCGGTACCCGCGACGTTCAAGCTCAACGGCGTCACCTGCAACGGCGCGACCGACCCGACCCAGCCGCCGACCACTCCCCCGACGACACCGCCCACCACGCCGCCGACCACGCCGCCGACCACCCCGCCGACCACCCCGCCGCCGTCGGGCGGCAAGGCCGACAACCCGTACGCCGGCGCCAAGGTGTACGTCAACCCCGAATGGTCCGCCAAGGCCGCCGCCGAACCGGGCGGCTCCAGGGTGGCCAACCAGCCCACCGGCGTCTGGCTCGACCGCACCGCCGCCATCGCCGGATCCAGCACCTCCATGGGCCTGCGCGCCCACCTGGACGCCGCGCTGGCCCAAAAGGGCAGCGGTGAAATGGTCGTCCAGCTCGTGATCTACAACCTGCCCGGACGGGACTGCGCCGCCCTCGCCTCCAACGGCGAGCTCGGCCCGACCGAGATCGACAAATACAAGACCACCTACATCGACCCGATCGCCGCCATCCTCGCCGACGCCAAGTACGCGGGTCTGCGGATCGTCACCACCGTCGAGATCGACTCTCTGCCCAATCTGGTCACCAACGTCTCCGGCCGCCCCACGGCCACGGCCAACTGCGACGTGATGAAGACCAACGGCAACTACATCAAGGGCGTCGGCTACGCACTGAACAAGCTCGGCTCCATCGCCAACGTCTACAACTACGTGGACGCGGGCCACCACGGCTGGCTCGGCTGGGACGACAACCTCGGCGCCTCCGCCGAAATGTTCAAGCAGGCGGCCACCGCCGAGGGCTCCACCCTCTCCAAGGTCCACGGCTTCATCGTGAACACCGCCAACTACAGCGCCCTGAAGGAAGACCACTTCAAGATCGAGGACTCCGTCAACGGCACCTCCGTACGCCAGTCGAAGTGGGTCGACTGGAACCGCTACACGGACGAACTGTCCTACGCCCAAGGCATGCGCACCAAACTCGTCTCACTCGGCTTCGACACCAACATCGGCATGCTCATCGACACCTCCCGCAACGGCTGGGGCGGAACCGCCCGCCCGACCGCACCCGGCCCGCTGACCAGCGTGGACACGTACGTCGACGGCGGCCGCTACGACCGGCGCATCCACCTCGGCAACTGGTGCAACCAGGCCGGCGCCGGGCTCGGCGAACGGCCGCAGGCCGCCCCGGCCGCAGGCATCGACGCCTACGTATGGATCAAGCCGCCGGGCGAGTCCGACGGCGCGAGCAAGGAGATCCCCAACAACGAGGGCAAGGGCTTCGACCGCATGTGCGACCCCACCTACGCGGGCAACGCGCGCAACGGCAACAGCATGTCGGGGTCCCTCCCGGACGCGCCGCTGTCGGGCCAGTGGTTCTCGGCTCAGTTCCAGGAGCTCATGAAGAACGCCCACCCGGCACTGTGA
- a CDS encoding glycoside hydrolase family 48 protein — MSAHPPPRPRVRRSRLLTASATTLSLSLPLGLTAVGATAAAAAAVECSVDYKTNDWGSGFTAELTLTNRSTTALDGWTLTYDHTGNQQLTNGWNGTWTQTGKTVRVAAPDWNKTIAAGSAVTTGAQFAYSGTNAAPTSFAVNGTPCTGAHQPPVAVLTSPTAGAVYTVGTAVPLAATAAAAEGATVGKVEFYSDTTLLGTDTTAPFTSAATSLAAGSHSLYAKAYDSLGASAESAPVGITVAAGPALVATPAQLSVRRGETATFDLKLSKQPAANVTVGVARTSGNTDLTATPAELTFTPANWNTAQKVTVAAGTTGSGSAVFTATAPGHAKVEVTVAQLAADSTYDARFLDLHGKITDPANGYFSPEGIPYHSVETLIVEAPDHGHETTSEAYSYLIWLQAMYGKITGDWTKFNGAWEVMEKFMIPTHADQPTTGSYNASKPATYAPEHDLPSQYPAKLDGTVTSGVDPIAGELKSTYGTDDIYGMHWLQDVDNVYGFGNEPGKCSAGPTATGPSYINTFQRGPEESVWETVPHPTCDKFAYGGRNGYLDLFTGDSSYAKQWKFTNAPDADARAIQAAYWADIWAKEQGKQSQVTGTVSKAAKMGDYLRYSMFDKYFKKAGNCVGPTVCPAGTGKDSAHYLMSWYYAWGGATDTSAAWSWRIGSSHAHGGYQNPLTAYALSEYAPLKPKSATGSADWATSLDRQLEFYRWLQSEEGAIAGGATNSWQGRYAQPPAGTPTFHGLFYDEKPVYQDPASNQWFGFQAWSMERVAELYQQTGDAAAKTVLDKWVGWALSKTTINPDGTYRIPSTLKWSGAPDTWNASAPGANAGLHVTVADYTDDVGVAAAYAKTLTYYAAKAGNAEAKRVAKALLDGMWAHHQDPLGVAVQETRTDYSRFNNPVYVPSTWTGKMPNGDAVNSASTFASIRTFYKDDPAWPKIEAYLAGGAAPVFTYHRFWAQADIALAMGSYAELLE; from the coding sequence ATGTCGGCACATCCCCCACCCAGACCACGCGTCCGACGCAGCAGACTGCTCACCGCGTCGGCCACGACCCTGTCCCTCTCCCTCCCCCTCGGCCTCACGGCCGTCGGCGCCACCGCCGCCGCGGCCGCCGCGGTGGAGTGCAGCGTCGACTACAAGACCAACGACTGGGGCTCGGGCTTCACCGCTGAGCTCACCCTCACCAACCGGTCCACCACCGCGCTCGACGGGTGGACGCTGACCTATGACCACACGGGCAACCAGCAGCTCACCAACGGCTGGAACGGCACCTGGACCCAGACCGGCAAGACCGTCAGAGTCGCGGCCCCGGACTGGAACAAGACCATCGCCGCAGGCTCGGCCGTCACGACCGGCGCCCAGTTCGCCTACAGCGGGACCAACGCCGCCCCCACCTCCTTCGCCGTCAACGGCACCCCGTGCACCGGAGCCCACCAGCCCCCGGTCGCCGTCCTGACCAGCCCCACCGCGGGCGCGGTCTACACAGTGGGCACCGCCGTCCCGCTCGCCGCCACCGCCGCCGCGGCCGAGGGCGCCACCGTGGGCAAGGTCGAGTTCTACAGCGACACCACACTCCTGGGCACAGACACCACGGCCCCCTTCACCTCAGCCGCCACCAGCCTCGCCGCCGGTTCCCACTCCCTCTACGCCAAGGCCTACGACAGCCTCGGAGCCTCCGCCGAGTCGGCTCCCGTCGGCATCACCGTCGCCGCCGGCCCCGCGCTCGTAGCCACCCCCGCGCAGCTCTCCGTACGCCGTGGGGAGACGGCAACCTTCGATCTGAAGCTCTCCAAGCAGCCGGCCGCGAACGTCACGGTGGGCGTCGCCCGTACCTCGGGCAACACCGACCTCACCGCGACACCCGCCGAGCTCACCTTCACCCCGGCGAACTGGAACACCGCCCAGAAGGTGACCGTCGCCGCCGGCACCACCGGCAGCGGCTCCGCCGTCTTCACCGCGACCGCCCCCGGCCACGCCAAGGTCGAGGTGACGGTGGCCCAGCTGGCCGCCGACTCCACGTACGACGCCCGCTTCCTCGACCTCCACGGGAAGATCACCGACCCGGCCAACGGGTACTTCTCGCCGGAGGGCATCCCGTACCACTCCGTCGAGACGCTGATCGTCGAGGCCCCGGACCACGGGCACGAGACGACCTCGGAGGCCTACAGCTACCTGATCTGGCTGCAGGCGATGTACGGGAAGATCACCGGGGACTGGACCAAGTTCAACGGCGCGTGGGAGGTCATGGAGAAGTTCATGATCCCCACCCACGCCGACCAGCCCACCACCGGCTCGTACAACGCCTCCAAGCCCGCCACCTACGCCCCCGAGCACGACCTCCCCTCGCAGTACCCGGCCAAGCTCGACGGGACGGTCACCTCCGGTGTCGACCCGATCGCCGGCGAACTGAAGAGCACGTACGGCACGGACGACATCTACGGGATGCACTGGCTCCAGGACGTCGACAACGTCTACGGATTCGGCAACGAGCCCGGAAAGTGCTCCGCCGGCCCGACCGCGACCGGGCCCTCGTACATCAACACCTTCCAGCGCGGACCCGAGGAATCGGTCTGGGAGACCGTTCCGCACCCCACCTGCGACAAGTTCGCCTACGGCGGCAGGAACGGCTACCTCGACCTCTTCACCGGGGACTCCTCCTACGCCAAGCAGTGGAAGTTCACCAACGCCCCGGACGCCGACGCGCGCGCCATCCAGGCCGCGTACTGGGCGGACATCTGGGCCAAGGAGCAGGGCAAGCAGTCACAGGTCACCGGGACCGTCTCCAAGGCGGCCAAGATGGGCGACTACCTGCGGTACTCCATGTTCGACAAGTACTTCAAGAAGGCCGGGAACTGCGTCGGCCCGACCGTCTGCCCCGCCGGCACCGGCAAGGACAGCGCGCACTACCTGATGTCCTGGTACTACGCCTGGGGCGGCGCCACCGACACCTCGGCCGCCTGGTCCTGGCGGATCGGCTCCAGCCACGCCCACGGCGGCTACCAGAACCCCCTCACCGCCTACGCGCTCAGTGAGTACGCCCCGCTGAAGCCCAAGTCGGCGACCGGCTCGGCGGACTGGGCGACCAGCCTCGACCGGCAGCTGGAGTTCTACCGCTGGCTCCAGTCCGAGGAGGGCGCCATCGCGGGCGGCGCGACCAACAGCTGGCAGGGACGGTACGCACAGCCCCCGGCCGGGACCCCCACCTTCCACGGCCTCTTCTACGACGAGAAGCCCGTCTACCAGGACCCGGCGTCCAACCAGTGGTTCGGGTTCCAGGCCTGGTCCATGGAGCGGGTCGCCGAGCTCTACCAGCAGACGGGCGACGCCGCCGCCAAGACCGTGCTCGACAAGTGGGTCGGCTGGGCCCTGTCGAAGACGACGATCAACCCCGACGGCACCTACCGCATCCCCTCCACCCTCAAGTGGTCCGGTGCCCCCGACACCTGGAACGCGTCGGCGCCCGGCGCCAACGCGGGCCTGCATGTCACCGTCGCCGACTACACCGACGACGTGGGCGTGGCCGCCGCCTACGCCAAGACCCTCACCTACTACGCCGCGAAGGCAGGCAACGCCGAGGCCAAGCGGGTCGCCAAGGCCCTCCTCGACGGCATGTGGGCCCATCACCAGGACCCCCTGGGCGTCGCCGTCCAGGAGACCCGGACCGACTACAGCCGCTTCAACAACCCCGTCTACGTCCCCAGCACGTGGACCGGCAAGATGCCGAACGGCGACGCGGTGAACTCCGCCTCCACCTTCGCCTCGATCCGTACCTTCTACAAGGACGACCCGGCCTGGCCGAAGATCGAGGCCTACCTCGCCGGCGGCGCGGCGCCCGTCTTCACATACCACCGGTTCTGGGCCCAGGCGGACATCGCCCTGGCCATGGGCTCGTACGCGGAGCTGCTCGAATAA
- a CDS encoding GH12 family glycosyl hydrolase domain-containing protein produces the protein MRPSPHHAPSALGLLGALLTVFVSLAALLTAASAAQADTTICETFGSATIQGRYVVQNNRWGTNDSQCIAVTDSGFRITRADGSVPTNGAPKSYPSVYNGCHYTNCSPGTNLPARLDSVSTAPTSISYSYVNDGAYDAAYDIWLDPTPRIDGVSRTEIMVWFHKVGPVQPVGSPVGSATVAGRQWEVWSGNNGSNDVLSFVAPSAISSWNFDVMDFVRQAVSRGLAQNSWYLTSVQAGFEPWQNGAGLALTSFSSTVNTGSSGDPGGPGGSTACKVAYAPNVWQGGFTTDVTVTNTGSSPVSNWKLAFTLPSGQQVTNAWNANVSPSSGAVTAGNVGYNAEIAAGGQASFGFQGTFSGGFAKPSGFSLNGSACTIA, from the coding sequence ATGCGACCTTCACCGCACCACGCCCCCAGCGCGCTGGGCCTGCTGGGCGCGCTGCTCACCGTGTTCGTCTCGTTGGCCGCGCTGCTCACCGCCGCATCGGCGGCTCAGGCCGACACCACGATCTGTGAAACGTTCGGGTCGGCGACGATCCAGGGCCGCTACGTCGTCCAGAACAACCGTTGGGGCACGAACGACAGCCAGTGCATCGCCGTCACCGACTCGGGGTTCAGGATCACCCGGGCCGACGGTTCGGTTCCCACGAACGGAGCCCCGAAGTCCTACCCGTCCGTGTACAACGGCTGCCACTACACCAACTGCTCGCCCGGCACGAACCTCCCCGCCCGGCTCGACAGCGTCTCCACCGCGCCCACCAGCATCTCGTACAGCTATGTCAACGACGGTGCGTACGACGCCGCGTACGACATCTGGCTCGACCCCACGCCGCGCATCGACGGCGTGAGCCGGACCGAGATCATGGTGTGGTTCCACAAGGTCGGCCCGGTACAGCCCGTGGGCTCCCCGGTCGGCTCCGCCACCGTGGCAGGGCGCCAGTGGGAGGTGTGGTCGGGCAACAACGGCTCCAACGACGTGCTGTCGTTCGTCGCGCCGTCGGCGATCAGCAGTTGGAACTTCGACGTCATGGACTTCGTCCGGCAGGCCGTCTCCAGGGGACTGGCGCAGAACAGCTGGTACCTGACGAGCGTTCAGGCGGGATTCGAGCCTTGGCAGAACGGCGCCGGCCTCGCCCTGACCTCGTTCTCCTCGACGGTCAACACGGGCTCCTCCGGTGACCCGGGCGGCCCCGGAGGCTCCACGGCCTGCAAGGTGGCGTACGCGCCGAACGTCTGGCAGGGCGGATTCACCACCGACGTCACCGTCACCAACACCGGCTCCTCCCCGGTAAGTAACTGGAAGCTCGCGTTCACCCTGCCCTCAGGGCAGCAGGTCACCAACGCCTGGAACGCGAACGTCTCCCCGTCGTCGGGAGCCGTCACGGCCGGCAACGTCGGCTACAACGCGGAGATCGCCGCCGGCGGCCAGGCGTCCTTCGGATTCCAGGGAACCTTCAGTGGCGGCTTCGCCAAGCCCTCCGGGTTCAGCCTGAACGGGAGCGCCTGCACCATCGCGTGA